From a single Streptomyces liliifuscus genomic region:
- a CDS encoding Lrp/AsnC family transcriptional regulator → MDDLDRKILTELQLDGRLTVTELAARVKLSVSPCHRRLRDLERTGAIRGYRAVVDPATVGLDFEALVFATLRWEDRDTVAAFEQAVAAVPHVVQAQRLFGEPDYLLRVVSDDLAAFQQLYDQQLATLPGVQRLTSTIVMKHVVDDRPLPA, encoded by the coding sequence ATGGATGACCTGGACCGGAAGATTCTTACCGAGCTGCAGCTGGACGGCCGTCTGACGGTGACCGAACTGGCAGCCCGGGTGAAGCTGAGCGTCTCGCCGTGTCACCGGCGCCTGCGCGACCTCGAGCGAACCGGCGCGATCCGCGGCTACCGCGCTGTCGTGGATCCGGCCACTGTCGGTCTGGACTTCGAGGCCCTGGTCTTCGCCACCCTGCGCTGGGAGGACCGCGACACCGTCGCCGCCTTCGAGCAGGCCGTGGCCGCGGTCCCGCACGTGGTGCAGGCCCAGCGCCTCTTCGGCGAACCCGACTACCTCCTGCGCGTCGTCAGCGACGACCTGGCGGCCTTTCAGCAGCTGTACGACCAACAGCTGGCCACCCTGCCCGGCGTCCAGCGCCTGACCTCCACCATCGTCATGAAGCACGTTGTCGACGACCGCCCGCTGCCTGCCTGA
- a CDS encoding LysE family translocator, giving the protein MDAGTVAAFLAVDLLLVFTPGADWAYAITAGLRNRSIVPAVAGLVAGYAGYTLLAVAGLVVIVASSAALLTALTVLGAAYLMWLGWGVLARPATPSASSEVMATSNRQIMLKGAGISGLNPKALLLYFSLFPQFIDPAADWPVAAQTALLGTLHMVGCAVVYLTVGLLARTVLQARPAAARAVTRASGAMMIAIGGFLLVERLAG; this is encoded by the coding sequence GTGGACGCGGGCACAGTGGCGGCATTCCTGGCAGTGGATCTTCTGCTGGTGTTCACGCCCGGCGCGGACTGGGCGTACGCGATCACGGCAGGACTGCGGAACCGGTCGATCGTCCCCGCGGTGGCCGGACTGGTCGCCGGATACGCCGGATACACCCTGCTCGCCGTGGCCGGCCTGGTGGTGATCGTCGCGAGCTCCGCGGCCCTGCTGACGGCACTGACCGTGCTCGGGGCCGCCTATCTGATGTGGCTCGGCTGGGGAGTCCTGGCACGACCTGCCACGCCCAGCGCCTCCAGCGAGGTGATGGCCACCTCCAACCGGCAGATCATGCTGAAGGGCGCCGGGATCAGCGGCCTCAACCCCAAGGCGCTGCTGCTGTACTTCTCGTTGTTCCCCCAGTTCATCGACCCGGCGGCGGACTGGCCCGTCGCCGCCCAGACCGCTCTGCTGGGCACGCTTCACATGGTCGGCTGCGCCGTCGTCTACCTCACCGTGGGCCTACTTGCCCGGACCGTGCTGCAGGCGCGACCGGCAGCCGCGCGGGCCGTCACCCGTGCAAGCGGTGCCATGATGATCGCCATCGGCGGGTTCCTCCTCGTGGAACGTCTGGCCGGATGA
- a CDS encoding PaaI family thioesterase yields MGHLGARITHIAPGRVHIVLPSRPEVTQQHGYVHAGATSAIADSAGGYAAFTLFPENTSVLTVEYKINLLAPAVGDHIEAVGTVLKPGRTLTVCRLEVFGVEGDRRSLVATGQQTLMCVKRSEG; encoded by the coding sequence ATGGGCCATCTCGGTGCGCGCATCACACACATCGCACCGGGCCGCGTGCACATCGTTCTCCCGAGTCGCCCCGAAGTGACCCAGCAGCACGGCTATGTCCATGCCGGGGCGACCAGCGCCATCGCCGACAGCGCGGGCGGCTACGCGGCGTTCACGCTGTTCCCCGAGAACACGTCGGTACTCACGGTCGAGTACAAGATCAACCTCCTGGCACCCGCCGTGGGCGATCACATCGAGGCCGTGGGAACGGTGTTGAAGCCCGGACGGACACTGACCGTGTGCCGACTGGAGGTGTTCGGCGTCGAGGGCGACCGTCGATCGCTCGTCGCGACCGGTCAGCAGACGCTGATGTGCGTGAAGAGGTCCGAAGGCTGA
- a CDS encoding ABC transporter substrate-binding protein, whose product MRDTVLDGRYTLTERIGAGGMGVVWRARDARLERPVAVKLLSLPPGTAGAERERLLAMFGREARAAAALDSSYIVPVFDHGADGEVPYLVMPLLSGRTVGELLTEGPLPPERVAELAVQVCRALATAHRAGIVHRDIKPANVMLTDEGTVKVLDFGIAKFLDAAAGGGRLTTTADSPIGTLPYMAPERFTRGADDGRTDVYALGCTVYEMLTGAPPFDSTSAPALMHSHVYETPEKPSVRRPGLAPEWDELVGRMLAKPVDQRPTAAEARAVLERLAQPVPRVPLGSEPPAQLPDHTPPSGQPALATAPGSPAPVSPGTPEPQDSAAASAAQRLAMGAPTISPDPTSYLLAPPLPKQPPAAPAARLRGRRVTWIAASAVVTALVAVLSVVQPFGGDDGDEGSGKSGTGGPKAGAGTVAPVAKTQTLTIGSDADAKGPAPAVRGATKGGKVTVLEPGGITTLDPGNMWSGPDRLISRLVYRSLTTFETLPNGSVRLVGDLAQDTGRPTLDGRDWTFTLKPGLTYNDGSPVRAQDFAFAVKRALDPDKFPMGDRTLRSFLLGPEDAEGIGGEHEMPPGVIETPDDRTIVFHLDGAHPDFNVVLAGPNGAPVPERVADISGTSTLLPSTGPYQVDSFTGAKNLTLTRNPKWRAETDPVRTAYPDRYEITGSLTLDEIKTRIRAAGSKSAVMTFSGSLDKDGLGTTDGATGSGTVRVTSPAPHVLAYSIDTKRVPKLKVRQAIATAYPAADVLAASGEDGVATHHLLPPGIPGSRDFDLYGAGAHGDPAGARALLAEAGETGFPLTLAYATTADEARAEVVKKALDKAGFRVTLKNVDVSDLYENVGDGAYDLARLPMNISGLPLASAFLPDSFDGRYTYPTTSNFSRLNSTAVNDAIDEANATADVAAAGEKWSTVDRRVMEQAAAIPVYVPVRTFLYSSRLKGLQVDLDGLSPLNAYVTE is encoded by the coding sequence ATGCGCGACACGGTCCTGGACGGCCGGTACACGCTCACGGAGCGGATCGGTGCCGGCGGTATGGGCGTGGTGTGGCGGGCCAGGGACGCTCGGCTCGAACGCCCGGTGGCCGTCAAGCTGTTGAGCCTGCCGCCGGGCACGGCCGGTGCCGAGCGGGAGCGGCTGCTCGCCATGTTCGGGCGGGAGGCGCGGGCCGCCGCCGCGCTGGACAGCTCGTACATCGTGCCGGTCTTCGACCACGGGGCGGACGGTGAAGTCCCCTACCTGGTCATGCCGTTGCTCTCGGGCCGGACCGTGGGCGAGCTGCTGACCGAGGGGCCGCTGCCGCCGGAGCGGGTCGCCGAGCTCGCGGTACAGGTCTGCCGGGCCCTGGCGACCGCGCACCGGGCCGGCATCGTGCACCGCGACATCAAACCGGCGAACGTGATGCTCACGGACGAGGGCACGGTCAAGGTGCTCGACTTCGGCATCGCCAAGTTCCTCGACGCCGCGGCCGGCGGCGGTCGGCTCACCACGACCGCCGACTCCCCCATCGGCACCCTCCCCTACATGGCGCCCGAGCGCTTCACGCGGGGCGCGGACGACGGCCGTACGGACGTGTACGCGCTGGGCTGCACGGTGTACGAGATGCTCACCGGCGCACCGCCCTTCGACTCGACGTCGGCGCCCGCGCTGATGCACAGCCATGTGTACGAGACACCGGAGAAGCCGTCGGTACGGCGTCCGGGGCTCGCCCCCGAGTGGGACGAGCTGGTGGGGCGGATGCTGGCGAAGCCGGTCGATCAGCGGCCGACGGCGGCGGAGGCACGGGCGGTGCTCGAGAGACTCGCCCAGCCCGTGCCGCGGGTCCCACTCGGGAGCGAGCCTCCGGCCCAACTGCCCGACCACACCCCGCCTTCGGGGCAGCCCGCTCTCGCGACCGCGCCGGGAAGCCCGGCCCCGGTATCCCCCGGAACCCCCGAACCGCAGGACTCCGCAGCCGCCTCAGCCGCGCAGCGACTCGCCATGGGGGCCCCGACCATCAGCCCCGACCCCACCTCCTACCTGCTCGCGCCGCCGCTCCCGAAGCAGCCGCCCGCCGCTCCGGCCGCTCGCCTGCGCGGGCGGCGCGTCACGTGGATCGCGGCCTCCGCGGTCGTCACCGCGCTCGTGGCCGTGCTCTCGGTCGTCCAGCCCTTCGGCGGCGACGACGGCGACGAGGGAAGCGGGAAGAGCGGCACCGGCGGGCCGAAGGCCGGCGCCGGCACTGTGGCCCCGGTGGCGAAGACCCAGACCCTCACGATCGGCTCCGACGCCGATGCCAAGGGCCCCGCCCCGGCGGTGCGGGGTGCCACCAAGGGCGGCAAGGTCACCGTCCTCGAACCGGGTGGTATCACCACTCTCGACCCGGGCAACATGTGGTCCGGGCCCGACCGGTTGATCTCCCGGCTCGTCTACCGCAGCCTCACCACCTTCGAAACCCTGCCCAACGGATCCGTCCGACTCGTCGGGGACCTCGCCCAGGACACCGGCCGGCCGACGCTGGACGGCCGCGACTGGACGTTCACCCTCAAACCGGGTCTCACCTACAACGACGGATCGCCCGTACGCGCCCAGGACTTCGCGTTCGCGGTCAAGCGCGCTCTCGACCCGGACAAGTTCCCGATGGGCGACCGCACCCTGCGCAGTTTCCTGCTCGGTCCCGAGGACGCGGAGGGCATCGGCGGCGAGCACGAGATGCCGCCGGGCGTCATCGAGACCCCGGACGACCGCACGATCGTGTTCCACCTCGACGGCGCCCACCCCGACTTCAACGTCGTCCTGGCCGGCCCGAACGGCGCACCCGTGCCGGAGCGGGTCGCCGACATCTCCGGCACCTCCACACTCCTGCCGTCGACGGGCCCGTACCAGGTCGACTCCTTCACCGGCGCCAAGAACCTCACGCTCACCCGCAACCCGAAGTGGCGCGCGGAAACGGACCCGGTGCGCACCGCGTACCCCGACCGCTACGAGATCACCGGCTCGCTCACCCTCGACGAGATCAAGACCCGGATCCGCGCGGCCGGTTCGAAGTCGGCCGTGATGACGTTCTCCGGCTCACTGGACAAGGACGGGCTGGGCACGACGGACGGCGCCACCGGCAGCGGCACGGTCCGGGTGACGTCACCGGCCCCCCACGTCCTCGCGTACTCGATCGACACCAAGCGTGTACCGAAGCTGAAGGTCCGTCAGGCCATCGCCACCGCGTATCCGGCAGCGGACGTCCTGGCCGCGAGCGGCGAGGACGGCGTGGCCACGCATCACCTCCTGCCACCGGGCATCCCCGGGTCGCGCGACTTCGACCTGTACGGGGCCGGGGCGCACGGTGACCCCGCCGGTGCCCGGGCGCTGCTCGCCGAGGCCGGCGAGACGGGCTTCCCGCTCACCCTCGCCTATGCGACGACAGCCGACGAAGCACGGGCAGAAGTCGTGAAGAAGGCCCTGGACAAGGCCGGGTTCCGGGTGACGCTGAAGAACGTCGACGTCTCCGACCTCTACGAGAACGTGGGCGACGGCGCCTACGATCTGGCCCGTCTGCCGATGAACATCAGCGGCCTCCCGTTGGCGTCGGCGTTCCTGCCGGACTCCTTCGACGGCCGATACACCTACCCGACCACCTCCAACTTCTCCCGGCTCAACAGCACGGCGGTCAACGACGCGATCGACGAGGCCAACGCGACGGCCGACGTGGCGGCCGCGGGCGAGAAGTGGTCCACCGTCGACCGCCGGGTGATGGAGCAGGCGGCGGCCATTCCCGTGTACGTGCCGGTGCGCACGTTCCTCTACAGCTCCAGGCTGAAGGGGCTCCAGGTGGACCTGGACGGGTTGTCGCCGCTCAACGCGTATGTGACCGAGTGA
- a CDS encoding GlxA family transcriptional regulator, with translation MRSSDDRTIVAILAMPRAYSLDISIPAHVFGQHPGYRVFVCGDRNLDADDGSSDRSSHIDVAADIRPTHSLSDVEYADIVVVPGYENPSLPIPEGYLKAVQLAGERGARIVAVCTGVFALAATGILDGKSATTHWQYTDQLRTTYPGVDVAENRLFVEDGKILTSAGAGSGIDACLHVIQSDFGTTVADDVAKDVVFSAARSASEPQYVDVPPSPRAGLRATREWVIENLGSSITVQRMADHSRLSRRTFIRHFVRETGMPPMHWVARQRILGARRLLESSDWSVERISGATGFGTAANFRNIFRREVGVTPTAYRKTHAATAVTRSHTR, from the coding sequence TTGCGATCCAGCGACGACCGGACAATTGTCGCGATCCTTGCGATGCCGCGAGCGTATTCACTGGACATCAGCATCCCGGCGCATGTGTTCGGTCAGCATCCGGGCTATCGGGTCTTCGTGTGCGGGGACCGGAATCTCGACGCGGACGACGGTTCGAGCGACCGGTCATCGCACATCGATGTGGCCGCGGACATCAGGCCGACTCACTCGCTCTCGGATGTGGAGTACGCCGATATCGTCGTGGTTCCTGGCTATGAGAACCCGAGTCTCCCCATCCCGGAGGGCTATCTGAAGGCGGTGCAGCTCGCGGGTGAGCGGGGCGCTCGAATAGTCGCCGTCTGCACGGGCGTTTTCGCGCTCGCGGCCACTGGGATACTCGATGGGAAGTCGGCTACGACACACTGGCAATACACCGACCAGCTTCGGACGACATATCCCGGAGTCGATGTCGCTGAGAACAGGCTGTTCGTCGAGGACGGGAAAATTCTCACGTCCGCGGGTGCGGGCTCGGGAATCGACGCATGTCTCCACGTCATCCAGAGCGATTTCGGAACGACAGTCGCCGACGACGTGGCGAAGGACGTCGTCTTCTCCGCCGCCCGAAGCGCGAGCGAGCCACAGTACGTGGACGTTCCGCCCTCTCCTCGCGCCGGCCTTCGGGCGACCAGGGAATGGGTGATCGAAAACCTCGGATCCTCGATCACCGTGCAGCGGATGGCGGACCACAGCCGGCTCTCGCGCAGAACCTTCATCCGGCACTTCGTGCGCGAGACGGGAATGCCGCCCATGCACTGGGTCGCCCGACAGAGGATCCTGGGCGCGCGACGACTCCTCGAATCCTCCGACTGGTCCGTGGAGAGGATCTCCGGAGCGACGGGGTTCGGCACGGCCGCGAATTTCCGGAACATCTTCCGCCGAGAGGTGGGAGTGACCCCGACCGCCTACCGGAAGACACATGCGGCCACGGCTGTCACTCGGTCACATACGCGTTGA
- a CDS encoding Rid family hydrolase gives MSRADADQVESFGVPWEESYGYAQAVKRGDTIYLSGQVAHDGTELVAPAPVNEDGLVTDFSNMAEQLRQCYANAAELLKRFDASLDDVVDEVLYVVDADAGDAAAGPVRKEAYGRPDPQVASTMIGTPRLAFPELLVEVKFVARV, from the coding sequence ATGAGCAGGGCAGACGCAGATCAGGTCGAAAGCTTCGGAGTCCCCTGGGAAGAAAGCTACGGGTACGCTCAGGCGGTAAAGCGCGGCGATACCATTTACCTCTCCGGCCAGGTGGCACACGACGGGACTGAACTCGTCGCCCCCGCTCCTGTGAATGAAGATGGGCTGGTCACTGACTTTTCCAACATGGCTGAACAGTTGCGCCAGTGCTATGCCAACGCGGCAGAGTTGTTGAAGCGATTCGACGCGTCGCTGGACGACGTCGTCGACGAAGTCCTCTACGTGGTCGATGCCGATGCGGGTGACGCTGCGGCGGGGCCGGTGCGGAAGGAAGCCTACGGACGGCCGGACCCTCAGGTGGCAAGCACCATGATCGGCACCCCTCGACTGGCCTTCCCGGAGCTGCTGGTCGAGGTGAAATTCGTGGCGCGAGTCTGA
- a CDS encoding response regulator, whose product MSLRVLVVDDQGVVRAGFAAMIDAEEDMTVVGEAADGAAAVRLAEELVPDVVVMDVRMPELDGIAATRIITGRQDAPRVLVLTTFDLDSYVFDALRAGASGFLLKDVHPAELLHGIRVVATGESVLAPSATRRLIGHYASGAGTGTRADTGPRELDSLTGSQRNILTLVASGLNNSEIAEELGITVGTVKSHVNALLRKLGLRDRVQVTILAYDLGLTRPNPPGAHL is encoded by the coding sequence ATGAGTCTCAGAGTGCTGGTCGTCGACGACCAAGGCGTCGTACGGGCGGGGTTCGCCGCAATGATCGACGCCGAGGAGGACATGACGGTCGTCGGCGAGGCCGCCGACGGCGCCGCCGCGGTACGCCTCGCCGAAGAACTGGTGCCCGACGTGGTCGTCATGGACGTCCGGATGCCCGAACTGGACGGCATCGCCGCCACCCGGATCATCACCGGCCGCCAGGACGCGCCCCGCGTCCTCGTGTTGACCACCTTCGACCTCGACTCGTACGTCTTCGACGCACTGCGCGCGGGTGCCTCCGGATTCCTGCTCAAGGACGTGCATCCCGCCGAACTGCTGCACGGCATCCGAGTGGTGGCCACGGGCGAGAGCGTGCTCGCCCCGTCCGCGACACGGCGGCTCATCGGCCACTACGCGTCCGGGGCGGGCACCGGGACCCGTGCCGACACCGGCCCCCGCGAGCTGGACAGCCTGACCGGCAGCCAACGAAACATCCTCACCCTGGTCGCGTCCGGGCTCAACAACTCGGAGATCGCCGAAGAACTCGGCATCACCGTCGGCACCGTGAAGTCCCACGTCAACGCGCTGCTGCGCAAACTCGGGCTGCGCGACCGCGTACAGGTCACGATCCTCGCGTACGACCTCGGCCTCACCCGCCCGAACCCGCCGGGCGCCCACCTGTGA